From the genome of Longispora fulva:
AATCCGCGCAACCACTCCGGCCTGCTCACCGGCGAGCAGGTCGCCGGGCTGCGCGCCGAGGTCGGCCTCGACGAGACGAACGAGTGGGACCGGTTCGACGCGGCCAGCCCCGCCGGCATCCTGTGCAACTCCCGCCGCGACGCGCTCGCCAAGCCGCCGCGCTCGGCGGCCCTCGGCGTGACCGTGCCCACGTCGACCGGGCTGCGCTCGGCCAAGCCGATGTCCACCCAGGAGGCGTTCGGCCGGATCCTCGTGGACCTGTCCCGCGACCCGGCCGTGGCCCCCTACCTGGTCACCACCGCCCCGGACGTGGCCACCTCCACCAACCTCGCCGGCTTCATCAACCGGACCGGCGTGTTCGCCCCCGAGCCGCGCAGGGCCTGGTCGGCCGACCCGCTCGTCAAGTGGTCGGAGGGCCCGACCGGCCAGCACCTGGAACTCGGCATCTCCGAGATGAACCTGTTCCTGCTGCTCGGCCAGCTCGGCCTGTCCTGGGACCTGTCCGGCCAGCCGCTGCTGGCCGTCGGCACGGTCTACGACCCGTTCGTGTGCCGGGGCCTGGACGCCTTCATCTACTCGGTGTACTCCGGCTCCCGCTTCGTCGTCGCCGGCACCCCCTCGGGCGTCACCCTGGCGCCGGAGGGCGGCGCGCACCAGTCGACGATCACCCCGTCGATCGGCCTGGAACTGCCGAACACGACGCTGATCGAGCCCGCGTACGCAGGTGCCCTGGACTGGCTGCTGTGCGACGCGTTCGGCAGGATCGCCGCCGGACCGTCGACCAACCCGACGGCCGGGCCGACCGAGGACGGGGCCTACTACTTCCGGCTCACCACCCGGCCGATCGACCAGGCCCCGTTCGCGGCTGCGAAGGAGCGCCTCGGCGAGGCGGTGCTGCGCCGGCAGGTCCTCGCCGGCGCGTATCCGCTGGTCGCCTCCACCGTCGCCGGCCCGACCGTCTACCTCGCCGCCACCGGCGCGGTGCTGCCGGAGACCCTGGCCGCCGCAGAGGAGCTCGCCGAGGAGGGCATCGCCGCGCACGTCGTGGACGTCACCTCCCTCGACCGGCTGTACTCGGCCTGGCAGCGCACCCTCCGCCAGGGCGTGCGCACCGCGACCACGCCCTCGGTGGCCGGGGCGCTGCGGGCGGCGTTCCCGACCCGCGCGCCGATCGTGACCGTGCACGACGGGGCCTCGCACGCGATGGCGTGGCTCGGCTCGGCGCTCGGGGTGCCGTGCGTGCCGCTGGGCGTGGACACCTTCGGCCAGTCCGGCACGGTCCAGGAGCTCTACGAGCTGCACGACCTGACCCCGGGCTCGATCGTGAACGCCGCGCTGGCGGCGCTGTCCCTGGGCTGATCCGGCCGACCGTCACGGGCCCGTCCGCCGTCGGCGGGTGGGACCGTGACGCGCCCTGGCCCCGGGGAGCGGGCACATTCCCCGATTGCGCAAAGTGGTCATATCTGGGCAATTACCATCCTGAGGGTATGCCCGCCGTGATCCACCCGAGAGGGGAACATCTGTGCGCCTACCCACCCGCCTGACCACCGGAGGCGTCCTGCTCCTGCTGTCCACGGTGCTCTCAGCGGCAGCGTCGACCGCCGCGCCCGCCGTCGAACCCGAGGGCCCGGCGTCGGACGGCCTGATCGTCGAGTTCCGGCCCGGCACCGACGGCGACCCGTCCCGGACCGACCTGCCCGAGATCGAGGGGATCAGGCTGTCGGTGGCCGTGCCGATGGCCAACGACCGGGTCCTGGTCCGCACCCAGCCGGCCGACCTGTCCCGGGCGACCCGCGACGACGTGATCCGCCGGCTCGCCGCCGACCACCGCGTCGTCTCCGTCGAGCCCAACCTGCGGATCGCCGCCCCGAACTCCGAGGACCCGTACTACTCCTACCAGTGGGACCTGCACGAGGACACCGCCGGCATGCGCGTCCCGGAGGCGTGGGACCAGGGCGCCCGAGGCGCCGGCGTGACCGTGGCCGTACTGGACACCGGCATCACGAAGCACCCGGACCTCGACGGCAACGTCGTCGGCGGCTACGACTTCCTCAGCAACGCCGCGGCGGCCCGCGACGGCGACGGCCGGGACGCGAACCCCGCCGACGAGGGCGACTGGACGACCTTCGGCCAGTGCGAGAAGAGCCGGCCGGGGCGGCCGAGCACCTGGCACGGCACGCACGTCGCCGGCACCGTCGCGGCGGTCGGGGACAACAGCGTCGGGGTCACCGGCGTCGCCCCGCAGGCCAGGCTCGTCCCCGTCCGGGTGCTCGGGGCGTGCGGCGGCACGGTCGCCGACATCTCCGACGCGATCGTCTGGGCGTCCGGCGGCCCCGTCCCCGGCGTTCCGGCGAACCCGAACCCGGCCCGGGTGCTCAATCTGAGCCTGGGCGGGACGAACGCGTGCCCCCGGGCCTACTCGGCGGCGTTGAAGTCGGCGACAGGGCGGGGCGCGACCGTGGTGATCGCCGCCGGCAACGACAACCAGCCCGCCAGCCGGGCCACCCCGGCCAACTGTGGCGGGAACACGATCGTGGTCGCCGCGCTGAACCGGGCCGGCGGCAAGGCCGGGTACTCCAACTACGGCGAGACGGTCGACATCGCGGCCCCGGGCGGGGACACCGAGAACGCTGCCGCCGACGGCATCCTGTCCACCTGGAACCAGGGCCAGACGACGCTCGGGGACGCCGGTTACGGATACATGGAGGGCACCTCGATGGCGGCCCCGCACGTCGCGGGCCTCGCGGCACTGCTGCTCGGCCTCGACGGCACCCTGGCCCCGGACGACCTGAAGTCCGTCATCCAACTGACCGCGCGCGCCCTGCCGGGCGACTGCCCCGACGGTTGCGGCACGGGGCTCGCCGACGCGGGCGCGGCGGTGCGCTTCCTCCTCACGACCTGACTCAGCGCGCCGCCTCCACGGTCACGACCACGCCGCTGAACGCCGCGGTGCCGACGACGCCGTCCACCTCGGCGTCGTCGGTCAGGTCGTTGACGCTCACCCCAGGGCGTTCGGCCGCGACGGTCAGCCGGGTGCCGGACCGGCTGTGTCCCCACCCGTGCGGCAGGCTCACCACGCCCGGCATCATGTCGGCGCTCGCCGCGACCTCGGTCTCGACCGTCCCCACCCGCGACGCGATCCGGACCAGTTGCCCGTCGGCCAGCCCCCGGGCGGCCAGGTCGTCGGGGTGCATCAACAGCTGGTGCCGGGGCCGGCCTTTGGCGAGCCGGGGCGCGTTGTGCATCCACGAGTTGTTGCTGCGCAGGTGCCGCCGGCCGACCAACCGCAGTTCGCCGGCCCCGAGCGGGGTGAGCAGTTCGGCGCGGGCGTCGGCCAGGGCCGCGAGGAGCTCCGGCGGGGCGGCGTGCACCCGGCTGTCGCGGGTCCGCAACGCCCCGGGCAGTGCCGGCCTCAGCGGTCCGAGGTCCACGCCGTGCGGTCGGCGGCGCAGGGTCCGCATCGACAGTCGGTGCCTGCCGGTGCGCAGCAGCAGGTCGACGAGCTGGTCGGGGCGCAGCCGGGACTGCACGGCCAGCCGCAGGTCGCGCCAGGTGCGCTTCCCACCCCACATCTTCCGGTACCGGCGCCCCAGCTCCCCGAAGATCTGCCAGTCGTGCCGCGTACCGGCCGGGGCGGCCAGGATCGCGGGGGAGTAGCGGGCGGTGTCGCGGACGGCGAGGGCGTGGAACACGATGTCGTAGTTGTCGTGCTCCAGCGCGGTGGTCGGCGGCAGGATGATGTCGGCGTGCCGGGTGGTCTCGTTGACGTACAGGTCGATGGACACCATGAAGTCCAGGCCGTCGAGGGCCCGGTCCAGCTGGCCGCCGTTCGGGGTGGACAGCACCGGGTTGCCCGCCGAGGTGACCAGGGCCCGGACCTGGCCGTCGCCGGGGGTGAGGATCTCCTCGGCGAGGGCGGCCACCGGCAGCTCGCCGCCGAACTCCGGCAGGCCGCGCACCCGGCTATGCCACTTCGCGTAGTGTCCGCGCCCGATCAGCCCCCGGCCGACGATGTCGACGGCCGGCCGGGTGAGCAGGGTGCCGCCGGGCCGGTCGAGGTTGCCGGTGACCAGGTTGAGCAGCTGCACGCCCCACTGGCTGAGCACGCCGTGCTTCTGGGTGGACAGCCCGACCCGGCCGTAGCAGGCGGCCCCGTCGGCGGCGGCGAACTCAGCGGCGATCCGCCGGATGTCGACCGCCGGCACGCCGGTGACGTCGGCGACCCGTTCGGGGGTGAACTCCGCGACTGCGGCGCGCACCGCGTCGAGGCCGTCCACGTAGGGGGCCGGCCGCGCGAGCCCGGCCTCGAACACCTCGCGGACCAGCGCGAACAGCAGCGCCGCGTCGGTGCCGGGCCGGATGAAGTGGTGCTCGTCGGCGACGTGCGCGGTCTCGGTGCGCCGGGGGTCGACCACGACCATCCTCCCGCCGCGCGCCCGCAGATCGACGAGCCTGCGCCGGACATCGGGGACTGTCATCAGGCTGCCGTTGGATGCCAGGGGGTTCGCGCCGAGTACCAGGAAGAAGGTTGTCCTGTCGATGTCGGGCACGGGGAGCAGGAACTGGTGGCCGTAGAGCCAGTAGGAAACGAGGTGGTGGGGCAGTTGGTCGACGGAGGTCGCCGAGTAGCGGTTGCGGGTGCGCAGCTGGCCGAGGAACAGCGGCCCGTGGGTGAGCGAGCCGTAGTTGTGCACGTTGGGATTGCCCAGGTAGACGGCGACGGCGTCGCCGCCGTGCGCGCGGCGGATCGCGACCAGGCGGCGTGCGACCTCGTCGAGGGCCTCGTCCCAGGAGATCTCCCGCCAGCCGTCGGCGGTCCGGCGCACCGGGCGTCGCAGCCGGTCGGGGTCGTCGCGGATGTCGGTCAGCGCGAGGGCCTTGGGGCAGATGTGGCCCCGGGACAGCGGGTCGTCGACGTCCCCTCGGATGTCGACGACCGCGCCGTCGCGCAGGGTGAACCGCAGCCCGCAGATGGCCTCGCACAGGTTGCAGGCCCCGAACCGGACCACGTCCTCGGTCATGTCCCGATCCTCCCATTACCAATGGGTAACAGGAAGGGCCTTCAGCCGCAGTTGTACACCGTCGCGGAGCCGTAGGTCGTCAGGTACCCGGGCGGCACCTTCCTGGAGTACCGGTAGGTGTTCGGCGTCGTGCCCACGCACTGGTAGGTGGCCTCCCAGCCCGAGCCGACGGTCGACCATGTGCCGTCGGCGTTCTGCCGCTGCCAGTGGTAGTAGAGGTCGCCGTCGTCGTAGTCGCTGCACCGGTAGTAGCCGGAGACGGTCAGCGTGCCGCCGTTGTTCCCGCTTGTCTCGTAGCTGACCCAGCAGGTCCTGACGGCGGACGAGGTGGTGCCGGCGGCCTGGGCGGGGGCGGTCAGGCCGGCCAGGGCGGTGGCCGCGAGGGCCAGGGTGGTCAGCAGACGGGCACCGCGTGGTGCTGTCATCGGGTTCTCCTCGGATTCGGGGATCTGCCCGCATGCTGCCGGCGTGCGCGGGGGGACATGAACATATCAACGGGTATCAGTCAATGTACATGTGTCCGAATGTGCTGATGATGGAAAAACCTCCACTGTCCATATTAGACAGTGGAGGTTATAGTGTCGGGCCCTACTCGGCGTGCTCCGCCGGGATCGTGCCCAGCCGGCCGGCCTTGAAGTCCTCGAAGGCCTGGATCAGCTCGTTGCGGGTGTTCATCACGAACGGCCCGTACGCGGCGACCGGCTCCCGGATCGGCTGCCCGCCCAGGACGAACACGTCCAGCGGGGTGTCGCCCGGGTTGGCGGCGACGGTGAGCGCGCCGCCCGCCCCGAACACGGCGAGCTGGCCCATCGCGATCGGCCGCCTCTCGGTGCCGACGGTGCCGGCGCCGCCGAGGGCGTAGGCGAGGGCGTTGAAGTCCGCCCGCCACGGCAGGGTGACCGAGGCTCCGGGGGCGATCGTGGCGTGCACCAGGGTGATCGGCGTGTGCGTGGACCCCGGCCCGGCGTGCCCGGCCAGTTCGCCGGCGATCACCCGGATCAGCGCGCCGCCGTCGGGCGAGGTGAGCAGGGCGACCTTGTTCCCGGTGATGTCCTGGTAGCGGGGCGCGGCCATCTTGTTCGACTTCGGCAGGTTGACCCACAGTTGCACGCCGTGGAACAGGCCGCCGCTGACCACGAGGTGCTCGGGCGGGGTCTCGATGTGCAGGATCCCGGCCCCGGCGGTCATCCACTGGGTGTCGCCGCCGCCGATCAGGCCTCCGCCGCCGTTGGAGTCGGAGTGCGCCATCTCGCCGTCGATCATGTAGGTCACGGTCTCGAATCCCCGGTGCGGGTGCCACGGGGTGCCCTTCGGCTCGCCCGGACCGTAGTCGACCTCGCCCATCTGGTCCATGTGGATGAAGGGGTCGAGGTCGGCGAGGTCCACGCCGGCGAACGCGCGCCGGACGGGGAAGCCCTCGCCCTCGTAGCCCTTCGGGGCGGTGGTCACGGACACCACGGGGCGGTCGCGGTCGGTGAGGGGGTCGGGCTGCGGAACGCGCGGCAGGGCCAGCGTGTTCTCGACGGTCACAGCGGGCATGGGGCCCCTCCAGATCATTTAGTTGCTCAGTCAACTACTTGCACTGTACCCAAGATATTTGCTTAGTCAACTATTCCCGTGGCGGTCGCGGGCCTTCAACCGGACGGACGGCATCTCCGGGGCCGGAATGGGATCCCCGTCGTAGCCGCGCACCGCGCCGAACCGGCGGCCGGCCATCCAGTCCTCCCGGGCCTCGACGATCTCCTCGTGCGAGCGGGCGACGAAGTTCCACCACATCACCAGCGGGTCGTCGAACGGCGCGCCGCCGAGCAGGAACAGCCGGGCGTCCCCGTCGGCCTCCAGCGGCAACGACCGGCGGCCCTCGCCCAGGTAGAGCAGCCCGCCGGGGGCCAACTTCGTGCCGGCGACCCGCGCGGCCCCGTTCGTGACGATCGCCGCGTACTCGAACGCGGCCTCCACCGGCAGCGTCGTGCGCGCCCCCGCCGCGAGCACGACCTCGGCCCCGACCAGCGGCGTGTGGGCGAGCGCCGGTGACGTCACCCCGCCCATCGAGCCCATCACGACGGTGACCTCCACCCCGTGCCCGGCCAGCCGCGGCAGGTCCGCGTGGTGGTCGAACCGGGGCTCGTCGTGCCGGGCCCCCTCGGGGAGCGCCACCCACAACTGCAGCCCGTGCATCACGGGCGGGTGCGTGGCCGGCGACTCCTCGGAGTGCGCGATGCCGCGCCCGGACGTCATCAGGTTCAGCTGCCCGGGCCGGATGCTCTGGAGACTGCCCAGGCTGTCGCGGTGCAGCACCTCGCCCTCCACCAGCCAGGTGACGGTCTGCAACCCGCAGTGCGGGTGCGGCCCGACCTGCATCCCTGGCCGGTCGGCCACGTCGTCGGGCCCGAACGCGTCGGCGAAGCACCACGCGCCGACCATCCGGCGGGGGCGCTGCGGCAGGAGCCGGCGCACCACGGTGTACCGGCCGAGGGCCACCTCGTGCCCG
Proteins encoded in this window:
- a CDS encoding transketolase-like TK C-terminal-containing protein, whose protein sequence is MVDAANRERDTGDGVKVGGHQASSASLTSVLTALYLHHLDAADKVSVKPHASPVFHAIQYLLGNLDRKYLTTLRSRGGLQSYPSRTKDPDEVDFSTGSVGLGAAAPLFAAVTRRYVDAHFGERPNSRFVALIGDAELDEGNIWEAIVDPATTGLGNVMWVVDFNRQSLDRVVPGIQIDKWRGQFDAAGWHVAEVKYGRKLQAAFAQPGGEVLRTWLDAMPNEQYQSLFALSGEELRIRFLDGAPAGVAEFVAGVEDLYTLVTDLGGHDIGALIDAFEAADGEKDRPSVVFAYTVKGWGLPLAGNPRNHSGLLTGEQVAGLRAEVGLDETNEWDRFDAASPAGILCNSRRDALAKPPRSAALGVTVPTSTGLRSAKPMSTQEAFGRILVDLSRDPAVAPYLVTTAPDVATSTNLAGFINRTGVFAPEPRRAWSADPLVKWSEGPTGQHLELGISEMNLFLLLGQLGLSWDLSGQPLLAVGTVYDPFVCRGLDAFIYSVYSGSRFVVAGTPSGVTLAPEGGAHQSTITPSIGLELPNTTLIEPAYAGALDWLLCDAFGRIAAGPSTNPTAGPTEDGAYYFRLTTRPIDQAPFAAAKERLGEAVLRRQVLAGAYPLVASTVAGPTVYLAATGAVLPETLAAAEELAEEGIAAHVVDVTSLDRLYSAWQRTLRQGVRTATTPSVAGALRAAFPTRAPIVTVHDGASHAMAWLGSALGVPCVPLGVDTFGQSGTVQELYELHDLTPGSIVNAALAALSLG
- a CDS encoding S8 family peptidase; translation: MRLPTRLTTGGVLLLLSTVLSAAASTAAPAVEPEGPASDGLIVEFRPGTDGDPSRTDLPEIEGIRLSVAVPMANDRVLVRTQPADLSRATRDDVIRRLAADHRVVSVEPNLRIAAPNSEDPYYSYQWDLHEDTAGMRVPEAWDQGARGAGVTVAVLDTGITKHPDLDGNVVGGYDFLSNAAAARDGDGRDANPADEGDWTTFGQCEKSRPGRPSTWHGTHVAGTVAAVGDNSVGVTGVAPQARLVPVRVLGACGGTVADISDAIVWASGGPVPGVPANPNPARVLNLSLGGTNACPRAYSAALKSATGRGATVVIAAGNDNQPASRATPANCGGNTIVVAALNRAGGKAGYSNYGETVDIAAPGGDTENAAADGILSTWNQGQTTLGDAGYGYMEGTSMAAPHVAGLAALLLGLDGTLAPDDLKSVIQLTARALPGDCPDGCGTGLADAGAAVRFLLTT
- a CDS encoding molybdopterin-dependent oxidoreductase: MTEDVVRFGACNLCEAICGLRFTLRDGAVVDIRGDVDDPLSRGHICPKALALTDIRDDPDRLRRPVRRTADGWREISWDEALDEVARRLVAIRRAHGGDAVAVYLGNPNVHNYGSLTHGPLFLGQLRTRNRYSATSVDQLPHHLVSYWLYGHQFLLPVPDIDRTTFFLVLGANPLASNGSLMTVPDVRRRLVDLRARGGRMVVVDPRRTETAHVADEHHFIRPGTDAALLFALVREVFEAGLARPAPYVDGLDAVRAAVAEFTPERVADVTGVPAVDIRRIAAEFAAADGAACYGRVGLSTQKHGVLSQWGVQLLNLVTGNLDRPGGTLLTRPAVDIVGRGLIGRGHYAKWHSRVRGLPEFGGELPVAALAEEILTPGDGQVRALVTSAGNPVLSTPNGGQLDRALDGLDFMVSIDLYVNETTRHADIILPPTTALEHDNYDIVFHALAVRDTARYSPAILAAPAGTRHDWQIFGELGRRYRKMWGGKRTWRDLRLAVQSRLRPDQLVDLLLRTGRHRLSMRTLRRRPHGVDLGPLRPALPGALRTRDSRVHAAPPELLAALADARAELLTPLGAGELRLVGRRHLRSNNSWMHNAPRLAKGRPRHQLLMHPDDLAARGLADGQLVRIASRVGTVETEVAASADMMPGVVSLPHGWGHSRSGTRLTVAAERPGVSVNDLTDDAEVDGVVGTAAFSGVVVTVEAAR
- a CDS encoding pirin family protein produces the protein MPAVTVENTLALPRVPQPDPLTDRDRPVVSVTTAPKGYEGEGFPVRRAFAGVDLADLDPFIHMDQMGEVDYGPGEPKGTPWHPHRGFETVTYMIDGEMAHSDSNGGGGLIGGGDTQWMTAGAGILHIETPPEHLVVSGGLFHGVQLWVNLPKSNKMAAPRYQDITGNKVALLTSPDGGALIRVIAGELAGHAGPGSTHTPITLVHATIAPGASVTLPWRADFNALAYALGGAGTVGTERRPIAMGQLAVFGAGGALTVAANPGDTPLDVFVLGGQPIREPVAAYGPFVMNTRNELIQAFEDFKAGRLGTIPAEHAE
- a CDS encoding pirin family protein, which produces MENLLLPGHEVALGRYTVVRRLLPQRPRRMVGAWCFADAFGPDDVADRPGMQVGPHPHCGLQTVTWLVEGEVLHRDSLGSLQSIRPGQLNLMTSGRGIAHSEESPATHPPVMHGLQLWVALPEGARHDEPRFDHHADLPRLAGHGVEVTVVMGSMGGVTSPALAHTPLVGAEVVLAAGARTTLPVEAAFEYAAIVTNGAARVAGTKLAPGGLLYLGEGRRSLPLEADGDARLFLLGGAPFDDPLVMWWNFVARSHEEIVEAREDWMAGRRFGAVRGYDGDPIPAPEMPSVRLKARDRHGNS